The genomic interval GCCAGTTCACGTCGCCGACGATTTACGGCATCTATTATATGGCGCAGCAGGTCGCCTCGCTGCCGCAAAAGCTGAAGACGAGCTTCGAGCCGATCCTCGGGCCGGTGATCACGCGCAACCTCGCCGAAAAGCGGCTCGGCGCCGTGGCGGCGCAGGTCAGCCAGGTCGGCTTCTGGATCATCGCCGCGCAGGCCGGGGTCGCGCTCGCGCTCGGCATTCCGGGCGAAGCCGTGATGGGCCTCGTCGGCCCCGAATTCGTCAGCGGCACCGCCGCGCTCGCCTTCCTGCTCGCCGCCGAAGTCGTCGCCGCGACCGCCGTCGTCAGCGAAGCCGCGCTCGTCTATGTCGCGCGCCACCGCAACCTGCTCATCAGCATGGCGACGCTGGCGCTCCAGGCGATCCTCAGCGTCGCATTCATCCTCGTCGCGCAGTCGATGGGGTGGCCGCCCATCTATTATGCCGCGGCGGTCGCGCTCGCGCTGATGCTCGCGCTCGGTTTCGCCTCGCTGGTCAAGGCGCGGCTGCTCGCGCATATCCTCGGCGCGCCGGTGAACAGCCTGCGTTGGGCGCTCGTCTGGGCAATGGCGGGCGCCGCAGTGCTCGGCTGGGGCGCGACGCAGCTGCCCGAATGGGCCGAACTGCTGATCGGCGTGCCCTTCATCCTCGGCATCTACGGCTGGCTGATCTGGACCCGCGGTTTCGGCCCCGCCGACCGCGAATTGTTCCGCAAGCATCCCGATCCGGCGACGGCGACGTAACGGTAGAGCCATCGCCAATGACAAGCCGTCGCCCCCGCGAAGGCGGGGGCCGCTGGAGAGGTGGCGCAAGGCATGCGGCCCCCGCCTTCGCGGGGGCGACGATCTTTATCGGATTGCGGCCGCCCTACCCCAGCCGCGCCGTAACCTTCGCCTTGAGGTCGGTCTGCGCGCGCGGACCGACCTGCGCGATGATCTCGCGCGCGCACACCGCGCCCATCGTCAGGCAGTCGTGCATCGACCGGCCTTCGGCGAGGCCCGCGAGGAATCCGGCGGCGAACAGGTCGCCCGCGCCGGTGGTGTCGACGACCTGCTCGATCGGCTCGGCGCCGACCTCGGTGCGCTCACCGCCCTGCAGCGCGATCGCGCCGTGCGCGCCGCGTGTGACGACGAGCAGCGGCACCTGCGGCGCGATCTTCGCGACCGCCGCCTCGAAATCGTCGGTCTCGGCCAATGCCCGGATCTCGACTTCGTTGGCGAAGAGGATGTCGAACAGCCCTTCGGCGATCAGCGCGCGGAAATCGGCGCCGTGGCGGTCGATGATGAAGGCGTCCGAAAGCGTGAAGGCGACCTTGCGTCCCGCCGCACGCGACACGTCGATCGCGCGCCGCATCGCCGCGCGCGACAGTTCGGGATCCCACAGATAGCCTTCGAGATAGAGTATCTCGGCGTCGGCGATCCACGCCTCGTCGATCATCGCCTGCTCGAGCAAGTGGCTCGCGCCGAGGAAGGTGTTCATCGTGCGCTGCCCGTCGGGGGTGACGAGGATCAGGCAGCGCGCGGTCGGCGCGCCTTCCTTCAGCGCCGGGGTCTCATAGGCGACGCCCAATGCGCGCAGGTCGTGGGTAAAAACGTGGCCGAGCTGGTCGTCGGCGACCTGGCCGATGAAGGCGCAGCGTTCGCCGAGCGCCGCCATGCCCGCGAGCGTGTTCGCCGCCGAGCCGCCCGACACTTCGACCGCCGGGCCCATCGCCGCATAGAGCCGCTCGGCCTCTCCGGCGTCGATCAGCCGCATCGACCCCTTGGTCAGGCCCTCGGCCTCGATCAGCGCATCGTCGGCGCGGGCAAGAACGTCGACGATCGCATTGCCGATGGCGACGACGTCGAAACGGGCGGTGGAGGCCATGGAAAATCCTGTGCTGGGTGGAAAAAGCTGCGCGCGCTTTAGGGACGGCGGCGCGCCAAGGCAAGCGCGGGCGCTTGACGCGAGGCGCGAGGCCGCACATCCCAGCACCATGGCCCGCGCCGCCCACGCCTTCCTGCTCGCGCTCGGCGACCTGCCGCATCCGCGCGTGCTCCGCGTCCTCGCGCAAAGCCTCGCGCTCACGCTCCTGCTTCTTGCCGCCTCCGGCGCCGCGATCTTCTTTGGCGCGCGCTGGGCGCTCGCCCACTGGAAATGGCTCGAAGGGGCGCGGCTCGACATGGCGGGCGTGCTGATCATCCTCCTGATCATCGCGGGAAGCTGGCTGCTCTTCCGCGCCGTCGCGATCGTCGTCATCGGCCTTTTCGCCGACGGCATCGTCGCCGAGGTCGAGGGGCGCCATTATCCCGCCGCCGCGGCACACGCCGTCGATGTCGGCTGGCGGCAGAATATCCGCCTTGCGCTCGCCTCGCTCGTCCGGCTGATCGGCGGCAATCTGCTCGCGCTGCCCGTTTATATTCTGCTGCTCGTCACCGGGATCGGCACGCCGGTCTTCGCGCTGCTCGTCAACGCGTTGCTGCTCGGCCGCGATCTCGAAGCGATGATACTCGCGCGCCACCCGGACCGTCCGCGCTTCGACCGGCCGGCGCGCTGGTCGCTCGGGCTGCTGTCCGCCGCAAGCTTCGTGGTGCCCGTCGTCAATCTGTTGGCGCCGATTCTCGGCGCGGCTATGGCGGTTCACATGCTGCATTTGGGCAAGGGGAACCTCAACACATGATCGACAACCGCCGCCTCGGCGCCGCCATCCTGCTCGGCCTGATGCTCGGTGCCTGCGCCGGCCCAGCGATTCCGCGCGCTACCCCCCCGCGGGCCGCCCCGCCGCCGCCATCGACGGTGGTGCGGCCGGTGCAGAATAACGCGCTGATCGGCAACAGCGCCGACGCGATCGGCCGCATGTTCGGCAAGCCGCGCCTCGACGTCACCGAAGGCGCCGGCCGCAAGCTGCAATATGCCGGATCGACCTGCATCCTCGACGTCTATTTCTACGCCCCGCGCGCGGGTGCCGATCCGGTCGCGACGCATGTCGACGCGCGCACTCCCGACGGCCGCAACGCCGAGGTCGACAGCTGCGCGCGGGCGCTGCGGCGCTGACAATCTCCTCCCTGTGGCGAAGCCATGGGGAGGTGGCAGCGGCGCAGCCGCTGACGGAGGGGCTGATTGCACTACGTCATTGCCCCTCCACCGCCGCCTACGGCGGCGGTCCCCCTCCCCATCGCTGCGCGACAGGGAGGATAGAATCGACGTCACGACGCCAGTTCGTCGAGCGCCCATAAAGCCGCATCCGCGACCATCGGCGATTCGTCCTTCGCCAGCCGCTCGAGCACCGGCACGAAACCCCGATCGCCGCTGTTCCCCGCCGCGATCGCGGCATTGCGCACCATCCGCC from uncultured Sphingopyxis sp. carries:
- a CDS encoding adenosine kinase, producing MASTARFDVVAIGNAIVDVLARADDALIEAEGLTKGSMRLIDAGEAERLYAAMGPAVEVSGGSAANTLAGMAALGERCAFIGQVADDQLGHVFTHDLRALGVAYETPALKEGAPTARCLILVTPDGQRTMNTFLGASHLLEQAMIDEAWIADAEILYLEGYLWDPELSRAAMRRAIDVSRAAGRKVAFTLSDAFIIDRHGADFRALIAEGLFDILFANEVEIRALAETDDFEAAVAKIAPQVPLLVVTRGAHGAIALQGGERTEVGAEPIEQVVDTTGAGDLFAAGFLAGLAEGRSMHDCLTMGAVCAREIIAQVGPRAQTDLKAKVTARLG
- a CDS encoding EI24 domain-containing protein — its product is MARAAHAFLLALGDLPHPRVLRVLAQSLALTLLLLAASGAAIFFGARWALAHWKWLEGARLDMAGVLIILLIIAGSWLLFRAVAIVVIGLFADGIVAEVEGRHYPAAAAHAVDVGWRQNIRLALASLVRLIGGNLLALPVYILLLVTGIGTPVFALLVNALLLGRDLEAMILARHPDRPRFDRPARWSLGLLSAASFVVPVVNLLAPILGAAMAVHMLHLGKGNLNT